The proteins below come from a single Caulobacter flavus genomic window:
- a CDS encoding GspE/PulE family protein — MDAQPGTLLELIVDRGLIGMETLSRAMAVQAESGERLDAVLTRLGLVSEAALTETIAAGAGLRIAGAETLANARPFAGVAPRFLREAHALPLGERDEGVEVAFADPLDPYPRQALAFALGRPVIALAARAGDIETALDRLFGMEAKPETPDEEIADEADLERLKDMASDAPVIRAVNGLIARAAEQRASDIHVEPTEDALTVRFRIDGALVEQDILPNAIKAAFVSRIKVLANLNIAERRLPQDGRMRLAVRGHEIDLRVATAPTIHGESVVMRLLDRSHLSLDFAALGFDDAILPRMHELLSRPHGVVLVTGPTGSGKTTTLYAALSSLNTADRKILTVEDPIEYRLGRIGQTQVSPQIGLTFAAALRSFLRQDPDVIMVGEIRDLETAQVAVQAALTGHTILSTLHTNSAATAVTRLIDMGVEPFLITSTLNGVLGQRLVRKLCQHCREPYDATAREARSVGLEPPLRLWRPTGCQTCGGSGFQGRLAILELLPMTDEIAGMVMSRAEARDIERAATAAGMRTILRDGVAKALAGLTTLDEVLRVTRES; from the coding sequence ATGGACGCCCAACCCGGCACATTGCTGGAACTGATCGTCGACCGCGGCCTGATCGGCATGGAGACGTTGTCCCGCGCCATGGCCGTTCAGGCCGAGAGCGGCGAGCGGCTCGACGCGGTGCTGACGCGCCTTGGCCTGGTGTCGGAAGCGGCGCTGACCGAAACGATCGCCGCGGGCGCGGGCCTGCGGATCGCCGGCGCGGAAACACTGGCGAACGCCCGGCCCTTCGCCGGGGTCGCGCCGCGCTTCCTGCGCGAGGCTCACGCCCTGCCGCTTGGCGAGCGCGACGAGGGCGTCGAAGTCGCCTTCGCCGACCCTCTGGATCCCTACCCCAGGCAGGCGCTCGCCTTCGCGCTGGGGCGGCCGGTGATCGCGCTGGCGGCGCGGGCGGGGGACATCGAGACCGCCCTCGACCGGCTGTTCGGCATGGAGGCCAAGCCCGAGACCCCCGACGAGGAGATCGCGGACGAAGCCGATCTCGAGCGGCTCAAGGATATGGCCAGCGACGCGCCCGTGATCCGCGCCGTGAACGGCCTGATCGCGCGGGCCGCCGAGCAGCGCGCCTCGGACATCCATGTCGAGCCGACCGAGGACGCCCTGACGGTGCGCTTCCGCATCGACGGGGCCCTGGTCGAGCAGGACATCCTGCCCAACGCCATCAAGGCCGCCTTCGTCTCCCGGATCAAGGTGCTGGCCAATCTCAACATCGCCGAGCGGCGCCTGCCCCAGGACGGCCGCATGCGGCTGGCCGTGCGAGGCCACGAGATCGACCTGCGGGTCGCCACGGCGCCGACCATCCACGGCGAGAGCGTGGTGATGCGCCTGCTCGATCGCTCGCACCTCTCGCTGGACTTCGCCGCGCTGGGCTTCGACGACGCCATACTGCCGCGGATGCACGAGCTGCTGTCGCGGCCGCACGGCGTGGTGCTGGTGACGGGCCCCACCGGCAGCGGCAAGACCACCACGCTGTATGCGGCGCTGTCTTCGCTGAACACGGCCGACCGCAAGATCCTCACCGTCGAGGACCCTATCGAGTATCGCCTGGGACGGATCGGACAGACCCAGGTCTCGCCGCAGATCGGCCTGACCTTCGCCGCCGCCCTGCGCTCGTTCCTGCGCCAGGATCCGGACGTCATCATGGTCGGCGAGATCCGCGACCTGGAGACCGCCCAGGTCGCGGTCCAGGCGGCCCTGACCGGCCACACCATCCTGTCGACGCTGCACACCAACAGCGCCGCCACCGCGGTCACCCGCCTGATCGACATGGGGGTGGAGCCGTTCCTGATCACCTCCACCCTGAACGGCGTGCTGGGTCAGCGGCTGGTGCGCAAGCTGTGCCAGCACTGCCGGGAGCCCTACGACGCCACGGCCCGGGAGGCGCGCTCGGTGGGCCTGGAGCCGCCGCTGCGCCTGTGGCGCCCCACCGGCTGCCAGACGTGCGGCGGGTCGGGTTTCCAGGGCCGTCTGGCGATCCTGGAACTGCTGCCGATGACGGACGAGATCGCCGGCATGGTGATGAGCCGGGCCGAGGCGCGGGATATCGAACGCGCCGCGACGGCGGCGGGCATGCGCACCATCCTGCGAGACGGCGTGGCCAAGGCGCTGGCCGGGCTGACGACGCTGGACGAGGTCCTGCGCGTGACCAGGGAAAGCTAG
- a CDS encoding type II secretion system F family protein encodes MPSFAYRAATVGGQLRSGVMQGATREEALARLRQQGLMPIDAQLQGGGERGPARLGGQARSALINAVGELAVLLGAGLSLDRALAVCVENAPDPTLRAALADLLKRVKEGAPLSRSMAEAKGLFSPMAVAMAESGEANGRLDEALARLAQTMERTEALRRTVTSAMVYPAMLAVVAGAVILMMLLFVVPQFQGLFDSADNLPPATRLVLGASEGLRHYGLHGLAALIAIGVLAWRQARQPSTRRALDKALLSAPRLGNLIKAAETARLARVLGSLAAGGVPLPAALEIAQRSLTNSHMAAAIAKVANGLKEGAGLSRPLAATGVLPPLAVSFLRTGEETARLPLMLERLADVLDRDVRIALERLLALLTPLITIVLGTAVAGIIASVMSAILGFNDLALSQ; translated from the coding sequence ATGCCCAGCTTCGCCTATCGCGCCGCCACCGTGGGCGGCCAGCTGCGCAGCGGCGTCATGCAGGGCGCCACGCGCGAGGAGGCACTGGCACGCCTGCGCCAGCAGGGGCTGATGCCGATCGACGCGCAGCTCCAGGGCGGCGGCGAGCGAGGCCCCGCCAGGCTGGGCGGCCAGGCGCGATCGGCCCTGATCAACGCCGTAGGGGAACTGGCCGTGCTTCTGGGCGCGGGACTGTCCCTCGACCGCGCCCTGGCCGTCTGCGTCGAGAACGCCCCGGACCCCACGCTCAGGGCGGCGCTCGCAGACTTGCTCAAGCGCGTCAAGGAAGGCGCCCCCCTCTCGCGGTCCATGGCCGAGGCCAAGGGGCTGTTCTCGCCGATGGCGGTGGCGATGGCGGAATCCGGCGAGGCCAACGGCCGGCTCGACGAGGCCCTGGCGCGCCTGGCCCAGACCATGGAACGGACCGAGGCCCTGCGCCGCACAGTGACCTCGGCCATGGTCTATCCGGCCATGCTGGCGGTGGTGGCCGGCGCGGTCATCTTGATGATGCTGCTGTTCGTCGTGCCGCAGTTCCAGGGCCTGTTCGACAGCGCCGACAACCTCCCCCCGGCCACGCGCTTGGTGCTCGGCGCCAGCGAAGGCCTGCGCCACTACGGCCTGCACGGCCTCGCGGCGCTGATCGCCATTGGCGTGCTGGCCTGGCGTCAGGCCCGCCAGCCTTCGACGCGCCGCGCGCTGGACAAGGCCCTGCTGAGCGCGCCGCGCCTCGGCAACCTGATCAAGGCGGCCGAGACCGCGCGGCTGGCCCGGGTTCTAGGAAGCCTGGCGGCCGGCGGCGTCCCCCTGCCCGCGGCCCTCGAGATCGCCCAGCGGTCGCTGACCAACAGCCACATGGCCGCCGCCATCGCCAAGGTCGCCAACGGTCTGAAGGAAGGCGCAGGCCTATCCCGCCCGCTCGCCGCGACCGGCGTTCTGCCCCCGCTCGCCGTCAGCTTCCTTCGCACCGGCGAGGAGACCGCCCGCCTGCCGCTGATGCTCGAACGCCTGGCCGACGTCCTCGATCGCGACGTCCGCATCGCGCTGGAACGCCTTCTGGCCCTTCTCACCCCCCTGATCACAATCGTTCTGGGGACCGCCGTCGCCGGCATCATCGCCTCGGTGATGTCCGCCATCCTCGGTTTCAACGATCTGGCGCTTTCACAATGA
- the gspG gene encoding type II secretion system major pseudopilin GspG codes for MTPTLARPRADDDGFTLLELLVVLAILGLLAAIVAPQALKYLGSSRSQTAKVQIQNISAALDLYRVDLGRLPTQEEGLKSLMTAPVSAVGWNGPYLQKAAGLNDPWGEPYVYKVPGEHGPADVYSLGADKAEGGAGENADVGNW; via the coding sequence ATGACCCCCACCCTCGCCCGCCCCCGCGCCGACGACGACGGCTTCACCCTGCTCGAACTGCTGGTGGTCCTGGCCATACTGGGTCTGCTGGCGGCGATCGTCGCGCCTCAGGCGCTCAAGTACCTGGGCAGCTCGCGGTCCCAGACCGCCAAGGTGCAGATCCAGAACATCTCAGCGGCGCTGGACCTGTACCGCGTGGACCTTGGTCGGCTGCCGACCCAGGAGGAAGGCCTGAAGAGCCTGATGACCGCCCCCGTCTCCGCGGTCGGCTGGAACGGCCCCTACCTGCAGAAGGCGGCGGGCCTCAACGACCCCTGGGGCGAGCCCTACGTCTACAAGGTTCCTGGCGAACACGGCCCCGCCGACGTCTACAGCCTGGGCGCCGACAAGGCCGAGGGCGGCGCCGGGGAGAACGCCGATGTCGGCAACTGGTGA
- a CDS encoding GspH/FimT family pseudopilin, translating into MSATGDRQGGATLIETLVLMSVVALIGTIAFPNLDAAVSRSLFEQARAGVKADLRMARAQALRTGRPVTLTAADNAAGYGWTEGPRRALLAGLRLKIVPETVRFLPDGSTTGGVVSLADERRRSTFLVDAAGGVSQVAP; encoded by the coding sequence ATGTCGGCAACTGGTGACCGGCAAGGCGGCGCCACCCTGATCGAGACCCTGGTCCTGATGTCCGTCGTCGCCCTGATCGGCACGATCGCCTTTCCCAACCTCGACGCGGCGGTCTCGCGCTCGCTGTTCGAGCAGGCCAGGGCCGGCGTGAAGGCCGACCTGCGGATGGCCCGGGCTCAGGCGCTGCGCACCGGTCGCCCCGTGACCCTGACCGCGGCCGACAACGCCGCCGGCTACGGCTGGACCGAAGGGCCGCGGCGCGCCCTGCTGGCCGGCCTGCGCCTGAAGATCGTTCCGGAGACGGTCCGCTTCCTTCCCGACGGCTCGACGACCGGCGGCGTGGTGAGCCTGGCCGACGAGCGGCGTCGCTCGACCTTTCTGGTCGATGCGGCCGGCGGCGTTTCGCAGGTCGCGCCATGA
- a CDS encoding prepilin-type N-terminal cleavage/methylation domain-containing protein → MRDDGFTLIEALVSLAVLALLSLTLIGGLAAPRAVWSRQDAGLDRTEAVETAQGVLRERLQRAVPITMYDRRPPGPDFDGLAGQTLFIAPPPQAQAGDGLRRYRLSLDAQSRLVLESRNRMALDQAAWPERQVLLTGVQAIDLAYFGSAQPDITPRWRARWSQQETRPELVRIRVFFPPGDARVWPELLVQPIADIDTECDLDRASKRCKGR, encoded by the coding sequence ATGCGCGATGACGGCTTCACGCTGATCGAGGCTCTGGTCAGCCTGGCGGTGCTGGCCTTGCTGAGCTTGACCCTGATCGGGGGCCTGGCCGCGCCGCGAGCGGTGTGGTCGCGACAGGACGCCGGCCTCGACCGGACCGAAGCCGTCGAGACGGCGCAAGGCGTGCTTCGCGAGCGCCTGCAGCGGGCGGTTCCGATCACGATGTACGATCGTCGCCCGCCGGGCCCCGACTTCGACGGCCTGGCCGGCCAGACGCTGTTCATCGCCCCGCCCCCGCAGGCCCAGGCGGGCGACGGTCTGCGCCGCTATCGGCTGAGCCTCGACGCCCAGTCGCGGCTGGTGCTGGAATCGCGCAACCGCATGGCCCTGGACCAGGCGGCCTGGCCCGAGCGGCAAGTGCTCCTGACCGGCGTGCAGGCGATCGACCTGGCCTATTTCGGGTCCGCCCAGCCGGACATAACCCCGCGATGGCGGGCGCGCTGGAGCCAGCAGGAAACGCGCCCCGAGCTCGTCCGCATCCGCGTGTTCTTCCCGCCGGGCGACGCGCGCGTCTGGCCCGAGCTGCTGGTTCAGCCGATCGCCGACATCGACACCGAATGCGATCTGGATCGCGCCTCCAAGCGGTGCAAAGGCCGATGA
- a CDS encoding PilN domain-containing protein, whose product MTPQQVLNADLGTIGRWLADGLRWWGEELAAMAPSLGARAAKDRLAAEIDLTADPPIARLWRGEQMIDRFDAPPSKPRRVDLRLTADQALVHDLPTPALASGDLRRLLALNLDRYTPFAPDQVHFGFVMLDAAPDATMRRARLALTRRETAAALLDAAERLKLEVGRMVPATADGGPAPDLGPAAREERQGGAGRRRLTVWWTVCGVLVAANLAALIARDMAETRRLSQALEMQRPTVALVNRLKVSIDGERAQRERLLARRTANDPLRIIDATTRAIPSGQWVQRLEWNGRSLRLVGFKQSDFDLVEALRREPGLSNPRSLLSDMPTRAPNGKEAFDVMADAGKRP is encoded by the coding sequence ATGACCCCACAACAGGTTCTGAACGCCGATCTCGGCACGATCGGCCGCTGGCTGGCCGACGGCCTGCGCTGGTGGGGCGAGGAGCTGGCCGCGATGGCCCCGAGCCTGGGCGCGCGCGCGGCCAAGGACCGCTTGGCGGCCGAGATCGACCTGACCGCCGATCCGCCCATCGCGCGCCTGTGGCGGGGGGAGCAGATGATCGACCGGTTCGACGCCCCGCCGTCCAAGCCGCGCCGGGTCGATCTGCGGCTGACGGCGGATCAGGCCCTGGTCCACGACCTGCCGACGCCGGCCCTCGCGTCGGGCGACCTGCGCCGCCTGCTGGCGCTCAATCTCGACCGATATACGCCCTTCGCGCCCGACCAGGTGCACTTCGGCTTCGTCATGCTGGACGCCGCGCCGGACGCGACGATGCGCCGGGCGCGGCTGGCCCTGACGCGGCGGGAGACCGCCGCCGCCCTGCTCGACGCCGCCGAGCGCCTGAAGCTGGAAGTCGGGCGCATGGTCCCCGCGACGGCCGACGGCGGACCCGCGCCGGATCTGGGGCCCGCGGCCCGCGAGGAACGGCAGGGCGGCGCCGGCCGCCGCCGCCTGACCGTGTGGTGGACCGTCTGCGGGGTGCTGGTCGCCGCCAATCTCGCCGCGCTGATCGCCCGCGACATGGCCGAGACCCGTCGCCTTTCGCAGGCGCTCGAGATGCAGCGGCCGACCGTGGCCCTGGTCAACCGGCTCAAGGTCAGCATCGACGGCGAGCGCGCCCAGCGAGAGCGGCTCCTGGCCCGCCGCACCGCCAACGACCCGCTGCGGATCATCGACGCGACGACCCGCGCCATCCCGTCAGGGCAATGGGTGCAGCGCCTGGAATGGAACGGACGCTCGCTGCGGCTGGTCGGCTTCAAGCAATCCGACTTCGACCTCGTGGAGGCGCTGCGGCGCGAGCCGGGCCTGAGCAACCCCCGCTCCCTGTTGTCGGACATGCCCACCCGCGCGCCGAACGGCAAGGAAGCCTTCGACGTCATGGCCGACGCGGGGAAACGGCCATGA
- the gspM gene encoding type II secretion system protein GspM — protein sequence MKPLSPRERKILALGLLAGAVGLAWLLIAAPILSGFEARRQTREVMLANWKRNERLIASVPAMRDAALEQRRTSRLYHITAPSQTAAAEALKQRLAAALTESGGVVTAVQEVKTNLPPGAVGAGADARITLTQLDQSLRRLQDEPPYVVAEYAMVGADRAFQSGRSEPLDVRIEISALVRVAPSR from the coding sequence ATGAAGCCGCTGAGCCCGCGCGAGCGGAAGATCCTCGCCCTGGGACTGCTGGCCGGAGCCGTGGGCCTGGCCTGGCTGCTGATCGCGGCGCCGATCCTGAGCGGGTTCGAGGCCCGCCGTCAGACACGCGAGGTCATGCTCGCCAACTGGAAGCGGAACGAACGGCTGATCGCCTCCGTCCCGGCGATGCGCGACGCCGCGCTGGAGCAGCGCCGGACCAGCCGGCTCTATCACATCACCGCTCCCAGCCAGACCGCCGCGGCCGAGGCTCTCAAGCAAAGACTGGCCGCCGCCCTCACCGAAAGCGGCGGCGTCGTCACCGCCGTGCAGGAGGTGAAGACCAACCTGCCTCCCGGCGCGGTCGGCGCCGGCGCCGACGCCCGCATCACCCTGACCCAACTCGACCAGAGCCTGAGGCGACTGCAAGATGAGCCCCCATACGTCGTCGCCGAGTACGCAATGGTCGGAGCCGACCGCGCCTTCCAGTCCGGGCGCTCGGAGCCGCTGGACGTTCGGATCGAGATTTCGGCTCTCGTCCGCGTTGCCCCGTCGCGGTAA
- the gspD gene encoding type II secretion system secretin GspD, giving the protein MIARSSLAAGLCLTSLLPGQVLAQPAAPPPAVRATVLPGQGGYPAAPSVSRPPPRPGPVSLNLPGVEVQDFAKAALGDALGLRYAVAPSARGRVSLVTPRAVAAADALGLIEEALRNAGLALVLSGGVYTVTPLAEARGQSAALDASQPGYGSEVIALSFANAEELRKLLEPIAPGVIVAADAPGRTLTIAGSTGQRRTVRDLVQQFDVDWLRGMSFALYVPQNTDARLIAPELEKLINAPGAPTAGMVRLLAMERLNGIIAISAQRQYLDDVKRWIEVLDHEGRSNERRLYVYRVQNGRAADLAKVLAAAFGGEAAGAAEGATIAGDQRSGGLIAQMQNAQSASASGQTLPGQAPTPAAQSMRMGGLDAQLTITSDETNNAIVAFATPREYAILEDALRKLDVVPMQVMIEVAITEVTLNDALRYGSQWFFKVNGNQYGLSQGETATPAPTFPGFTYGLRTGSVTAAISALSNVTHVEVLSAPNLLVINNQTASLEVGDQVPISTGSAVNNVSLVSGIDYRDTGVLMKVTPRVNSGGLVLLDIAQEVSDVSPTASSKIDSPTISVRKVATSIAVQDGQTIALGGLIRDNANKARSGVPILGAAPIVGALFGSRDNKRLRTELLVLLTPHVIRNTAEADDVAEELRRKIRAISPKPPKFEP; this is encoded by the coding sequence GTGATCGCCAGATCCTCCCTCGCAGCGGGCCTCTGCCTGACGAGTCTGCTCCCCGGCCAGGTTCTGGCCCAGCCCGCCGCCCCGCCTCCCGCCGTGCGCGCCACCGTTCTGCCCGGCCAGGGCGGCTATCCCGCGGCGCCCAGCGTCAGCCGCCCGCCGCCCCGTCCCGGCCCGGTCTCGCTGAACCTTCCCGGGGTCGAGGTGCAGGACTTCGCCAAGGCCGCGCTCGGCGACGCCCTGGGGCTGCGCTACGCCGTCGCCCCGTCCGCCCGAGGCAGGGTGTCGCTGGTCACGCCGCGCGCCGTGGCCGCCGCCGACGCCCTGGGGCTGATCGAGGAAGCCCTGCGCAACGCAGGGCTAGCCCTCGTCCTGTCCGGCGGCGTCTACACCGTCACGCCCCTGGCCGAGGCGCGCGGCCAGTCGGCCGCCTTGGACGCCTCGCAGCCCGGCTACGGCTCGGAGGTCATCGCCCTGAGCTTCGCCAACGCCGAGGAGCTGCGCAAGCTGCTGGAACCGATCGCGCCGGGCGTGATCGTGGCCGCCGACGCCCCCGGCAGGACGCTGACCATCGCCGGCTCCACCGGCCAGCGAAGGACGGTTCGCGACCTCGTCCAGCAGTTCGACGTCGATTGGCTGCGCGGCATGAGCTTCGCGCTCTACGTGCCGCAGAACACCGACGCCCGGCTGATCGCGCCCGAACTAGAGAAGCTGATCAACGCCCCCGGCGCGCCCACGGCCGGCATGGTGCGGTTGCTGGCGATGGAGCGCCTGAACGGCATAATCGCCATTTCGGCCCAAAGGCAGTACCTCGACGACGTCAAGCGCTGGATCGAGGTGCTCGACCACGAGGGCCGCTCGAACGAACGCCGGCTCTATGTCTACCGGGTGCAGAACGGTCGCGCGGCGGACCTGGCCAAGGTCCTGGCGGCCGCATTCGGCGGCGAGGCGGCCGGCGCCGCCGAAGGGGCCACGATCGCGGGCGACCAGCGCTCGGGCGGCCTCATCGCCCAGATGCAGAACGCGCAGAGCGCTTCGGCGAGCGGGCAGACCCTGCCAGGCCAGGCTCCGACGCCAGCGGCCCAGTCGATGCGCATGGGCGGACTGGACGCCCAGCTGACGATCACCAGCGACGAAACCAACAACGCGATCGTCGCCTTCGCCACGCCGCGCGAATACGCCATCCTGGAAGACGCCCTGCGCAAGCTGGACGTGGTGCCCATGCAGGTGATGATCGAGGTGGCGATCACCGAGGTCACCCTGAACGACGCGCTGCGCTACGGCAGCCAGTGGTTCTTCAAGGTCAACGGCAACCAGTACGGCCTGAGCCAGGGCGAGACCGCCACGCCCGCCCCGACCTTCCCCGGCTTCACCTACGGGCTGCGCACCGGCTCGGTGACGGCGGCGATCAGCGCTCTCTCGAACGTCACTCACGTGGAGGTGCTGTCCGCGCCCAACCTGCTGGTCATCAACAACCAGACCGCGTCGCTCGAGGTCGGCGACCAGGTGCCGATCTCGACGGGCTCGGCGGTGAACAACGTCTCGCTGGTCAGCGGCATCGACTATCGCGACACCGGGGTGCTGATGAAGGTGACGCCGCGGGTCAACAGCGGCGGGCTGGTGCTGCTGGACATCGCTCAGGAGGTCAGCGACGTGTCGCCGACCGCCAGCTCCAAGATCGACTCGCCGACCATCTCGGTCCGCAAGGTGGCCACCTCCATCGCCGTGCAGGACGGCCAGACGATCGCCCTGGGCGGCCTGATCCGCGACAACGCTAACAAGGCCCGAAGCGGCGTGCCGATCCTGGGCGCGGCGCCGATCGTGGGCGCCTTGTTCGGCTCGCGCGACAACAAGCGGCTGCGGACGGAGCTGCTGGTGCTGCTGACACCGCACGTCATCCGCAACACCGCCGAGGCCGACGACGTCGCCGAGGAACTGCGGCGCAAGATCCGCGCGATCTCGCCCAAGCCCCCCAAGTTCGAGCCGTGA
- a CDS encoding type II secretion system protein GspK: MKPARNDDGFALVAALGALMLFAYLSYTVLAADRAAIAGLDASLVRARLEAAADAGVATAVHGMGARDDDRRWPLNVAPRDLAVGDDMVTITLEDELAKAPLNALSEGSVRRMFAAAGAGGPELDRAVAGFVAWRGGVVRPEAPRPLDYAARGLRPIFGRFVAIDELALIPGVRQAWVERLRPAVTVYGNGRDFEARSASPLTLRIMRESGDLSPDAIKQGWAAAGQRPRTEIAPRQDYVGRPVMVRAMARNARGDRFERAVIVEFTGDERRPYWIRALGAP; encoded by the coding sequence GTGAAGCCCGCCAGGAACGACGACGGCTTCGCCCTGGTGGCGGCGCTGGGCGCGCTGATGCTGTTCGCATACCTGTCCTACACCGTCCTCGCCGCGGACCGGGCGGCGATCGCCGGACTGGACGCCAGCCTCGTGCGGGCGCGGCTGGAGGCGGCCGCCGACGCGGGCGTGGCCACCGCAGTCCACGGCATGGGCGCGCGAGACGACGATCGGCGCTGGCCGTTGAACGTGGCGCCGCGCGATCTGGCGGTCGGCGACGACATGGTGACGATCACCCTCGAGGACGAGCTGGCCAAGGCGCCGCTGAACGCGCTTTCGGAGGGCAGCGTGCGCAGGATGTTCGCGGCGGCCGGCGCCGGCGGCCCGGAGCTGGATCGGGCGGTCGCCGGTTTCGTCGCCTGGCGCGGCGGGGTCGTCCGGCCCGAGGCGCCCCGCCCCCTCGACTACGCCGCACGCGGTCTGCGCCCGATCTTCGGCCGCTTCGTCGCGATCGACGAACTCGCTCTCATCCCCGGCGTCCGCCAGGCATGGGTGGAACGGCTGCGTCCGGCCGTGACGGTCTACGGCAACGGCCGCGATTTCGAGGCCCGCTCGGCTTCGCCGCTGACCTTGCGGATCATGCGGGAGAGCGGCGATCTGTCTCCCGACGCCATCAAGCAGGGCTGGGCGGCCGCGGGGCAGCGTCCCAGGACGGAAATCGCGCCGCGCCAGGACTATGTCGGCCGGCCCGTCATGGTGAGAGCCATGGCCCGCAACGCGCGCGGCGACCGTTTCGAACGCGCCGTGATCGTCGAGTTCACCGGCGACGAGCGCCGTCCGTACTGGATCCGCGCTCTTGGCGCCCCCTAG
- a CDS encoding prepilin peptidase gives MLVVAGGCLVGGLAGLVADRVARRLTFSQATAPTWASMLAGAVLLPWTLSVAPDPMAVAASIGLLAALLTLSLVDIADFRLPDVVTLPLAAAGIVWALEAGAPIGPRLVGAAVGYLVIAALAGAYRRLRRRKGIGLGDAKLLAAAGAWLGWEPLPLVVLTSCALALALIGVRVVGRGAASLSRPLAFGPALGLGFWIVWSLRLAGRV, from the coding sequence ATGCTTGTGGTCGCGGGCGGTTGCCTGGTCGGCGGCCTGGCGGGTCTGGTCGCCGATCGCGTCGCCAGGCGCCTGACGTTCTCGCAGGCGACGGCCCCGACGTGGGCGTCGATGCTCGCCGGCGCCGTCCTCCTGCCATGGACCCTGTCGGTCGCGCCCGATCCCATGGCCGTCGCCGCCTCGATCGGACTCCTGGCGGCGCTGCTGACCCTGAGCCTCGTCGACATCGCGGATTTCCGGCTTCCGGATGTCGTGACCCTCCCGCTGGCGGCGGCCGGTATCGTCTGGGCGCTGGAGGCGGGCGCGCCGATCGGGCCTCGGCTGGTCGGTGCGGCGGTCGGCTATCTGGTCATCGCCGCGCTGGCGGGCGCCTATCGGCGGCTGCGGCGGCGCAAGGGGATCGGTCTTGGCGACGCCAAGCTGCTGGCCGCCGCCGGCGCGTGGTTGGGCTGGGAGCCGCTGCCGCTGGTCGTGCTGACGTCCTGCGCCCTGGCCTTGGCCCTGATCGGGGTCCGCGTCGTCGGGCGCGGCGCGGCGAGCCTGTCGCGACCCCTGGCGTTCGGACCAGCCTTGGGGCTGGGCTTCTGGATCGTCTGGTCCCTGCGTCTGGCAGGACGGGTCTAG
- a CDS encoding STN domain-containing protein, translating into MRYDIPPQPLSTAVEAYAAASGLQVLYDRPPDRSARSTGVKGLLTRREALERLLAGSGMKGRFSADGDVLLAPIGTAAAAPVERPRAEAPLLELDTLQVEAPLLPAHVSPPATWPLYGSVIQQTVQRALRADRRTALGDYSSVLRLWVTPAGRIAQVAPAVSSGDPARDTLLSEVLAGLMLPSPPPQGMPQPITIRVRSSSGR; encoded by the coding sequence GTGCGCTACGACATTCCACCGCAGCCGCTGAGCACGGCGGTCGAGGCCTATGCCGCGGCGAGCGGATTGCAGGTGCTGTACGATCGGCCGCCGGACCGGTCGGCGCGCTCGACCGGGGTAAAGGGCCTGCTGACCCGGCGGGAAGCCCTGGAACGGCTGCTGGCCGGATCCGGAATGAAGGGGCGCTTCTCGGCGGACGGCGACGTGCTGCTGGCGCCGATCGGAACGGCGGCCGCCGCTCCCGTCGAACGTCCGCGCGCGGAGGCGCCCCTGCTGGAACTGGACACCTTGCAGGTCGAGGCCCCGTTGCTGCCGGCGCACGTCAGTCCGCCCGCGACCTGGCCGCTCTACGGCAGCGTGATCCAGCAGACGGTGCAGAGGGCGCTGCGGGCCGACCGGCGGACCGCCCTTGGCGACTACTCGTCAGTTCTGCGCCTGTGGGTGACGCCGGCCGGGCGCATCGCCCAGGTCGCCCCGGCCGTTTCCAGCGGCGACCCCGCCCGCGACACCCTGCTATCGGAAGTGCTGGCGGGCCTGATGCTGCCTTCACCGCCGCCCCAGGGCATGCCGCAGCCGATTACGATCCGTGTCCGATCCTCGTCCGGACGTTGA